One genomic region from Vitis riparia cultivar Riparia Gloire de Montpellier isolate 1030 unplaced genomic scaffold, EGFV_Vit.rip_1.0 scaffold791_pilon_pilon, whole genome shotgun sequence encodes:
- the LOC117910626 gene encoding RNA-binding protein 42-like: MASTSASSSSSSSSQFTYSSASYFPLPFHLQQSDPMAAVSQYPKPYVAPPPLPVQVPVPPVKIPAVAPVYPAPAPVAGVYSLPQYQQAQQLFQRDAQTITPEALESVKAALASSEIEHKAETKKKAIPRKAAGQTWEDPTLAEWPENDYRLFCGDLGNEVNDDVLSKAFSRFPSFNMAKVSFYFTQVLYLFFIRNSIFRYHLLGAW, translated from the exons ATGGCTTCAACCTCcgcttcatcttcttcttcgtcATCCTCTCAATTCACCTACTCAAGCGCttcctattttcctctgccctTCCACCTTCAACAGTCTGATCCAATGGCCGCTGTTTCTCAGTACCCTAAGCCCTACGTTGCCCCTCCTCCGCTGCCTGTCCAAGTACCTGTGCCACCCGTCAAGATTCCGGCTGTGGCTCCTGTGTACCCGGCTCCGGCGCCTGTTGCCGGCGTCTACTCGCTCCCGCAGTATCAGcag GCTCAACAGTTATTCCAAAGGGATGCACAGACAATCACTCCTGAAGCTCTTGAGAGTGTAAAAGCTGCCCTTGCCAGCAGTGAAATTGAGCACAAAGCTGAGACAAAGAAGAAAGCAATTCCCCGTAAAGCTGCTGGTCAAACTTGGGAGGATCCAACGCTTGCAGAGTGGCCAGAAA ATGATTATCGTTTATTTTGTGGTGATCTTGGCAATGAGGTGAATGATGATGTTCTTTCAAAAGCATTTTCACGATTTCCTTCCTTCAATATGGCTAAAGTAAGTTTCTATTTCACTCAAGTTCTTTACCTTTTCTTTATTAGGAATTCTATTTTTAGATATCATTTGCTTGGTGCATGGTGA